Proteins co-encoded in one Clarias gariepinus isolate MV-2021 ecotype Netherlands chromosome 13, CGAR_prim_01v2, whole genome shotgun sequence genomic window:
- the gjd2b gene encoding gap junction protein delta 2b, with protein sequence MGEWTILERLLEAAVQQHSTMIGRILLTVVVIFRILIVAIVGETVYDDEQTMFVCNALQPGCNQACYDKAFPISHIRYWVFQIIMVCTPSLCFITYSVHQSAKQKDRRYSTVYLTVDKEQDSLKREDSKKIKNTIGNGVLQNAENSTKEAEPDCLEVKEMPNASLRPGKSKMRRQEGISRFYIIQVVFRNALEIGFLVGQYFLYGFNVPPVYECDRYPCIKEVECYVSRPTEKTVFLVFMFAVSGFCVILNLAELNHLGWRKIKTAVRGVQARRKSIYEIRNKDLPRLSVPNFGRTQSSDSAYV encoded by the exons ATGGGGGAATGGACCATACTCGAGAGGCTCCTAGAGGCTGCTGTCCAGCAGCACTCTACTATGATAGGAAG GATCCTACTAACAGTGGTGGTGATCTTCCGGATTCTAATCGTAGCCATAGTTGGAGAGACTGTTTACGACGATGAGCAAACAATGTTTGTCTGTAACGCTTTACAGCCGGGCTGTAACCAAGCATGCTACGACAAGGCCTTCCCAATCTCTCATATAAGATACTGGGTGTTTCAAATCATCATGGTCTGCACCCCGAGCCTTTGCTTCATCACTTATTCGGTTCATCAGTCTGCAAAACAGAAGGACCGCCGCTACTCCACCGTGTATCTCACAGTGGATAAGGAGCAGGACTCGCTGAAGCGGGAGGACAGCAAAAAGATCAAGAACACGATCGGGAACGGAGTTCTGCAGAACGCTGAGAACTCCACTAAAGAGGCCGAACCTGACTGCTTGGAGGTGAAAGAAATGCCCAATGCAAGTTTGCGGCCTGGTAAGTCCAAAATGAGGCGCCAGGAGGGCATCTCCAGGTTTTACATCATCCAGGTGGTTTTTAGAAACGCCCTAGAAATCGGCTTCCTAGTGGGCCAGTACTTCCTTTACGGATTCAATGTGCCACCCGTGTACGAGTGCGACCGGTACCCGTGCATTAAGGAGGTTGAGTGCTACGTGTCCAGGCCCACAGAGAAAACCGTCTTCCTCGTCTTCATGTTTGCTGTCAGCGGCTTCTGCGTGATTCTCAACCTGGCCGAGCTCAATCATCTGGGCTGGAGGAAAATCAAAACGGCCGTGAGGGGAGTGCAGGCCCGAAGAAAGTCCATCTACGAGATCAGAAACAAGGACTTGCCTCGGCTGAGTGTACCGAATTTCGGCCGCACTCAGTCCAGTGACTCTGCCTACGTGTAG